The following coding sequences are from one Rhipicephalus microplus isolate Deutch F79 chromosome 3, USDA_Rmic, whole genome shotgun sequence window:
- the LOC142803681 gene encoding uncharacterized protein LOC142803681, which yields MAEGNGTASHQQQRLIRVSEGQRALVLAFMSEHPQLAAKAIELQHGVTVADRRRLWQELSDALNLEGPAQKSADDWQAWWRRQVHEARRDAAAIKEAQTGTGGGRLPGFRGRVLQLTGLARFGGVFGSLEYQQQADVPAPAMEVEVEATEAAAAADSDTATQAPPSYLESGPAAPVPQPPVRPRRQQRPRRTDTLLRVSSQCDQSLELTEKLLDEVRGIRRSALHLTSLARRMVAALERAAAAQERAVAEGPLRERDT from the exons ATGGCGGAGGGCAACGGCACCGCTagccaccagcagcagcggctcatccgcgtttccgagggtcagcgcgcgctggtgctcgcctttatgagCGAACATCCGCAGCTCGCGGCGAAAGCCATTGAGCTGCAGCATGGCGTCACGGTCGccgaccggcggcggctgtggcaagagctcagcgacgcgctgaaccttGAAGGCCCTGCGCAGAAAAGCGCGGAtgactggcaggcttggtggcgcaggcaggtgcacgaggcccgccgtgacgccgccgccatcaaagaggcacaaac gggcactggagggggtCGTCTGCCAGGCTTCCGGGGTCGCGTGTTGCAACTCACCGGGTTGGCGCGCTTCGGTGGCGTCTTCGGTTCCCTCGaatatcaacag caggcggatgTTCCCGCTCCTGCAATGGAGGTCGAGGTGgaagccactgaagcggctgcagCAGCTGACAGTGACACAGCCACAc AAGCCCCCCCAAGTTACCTGGAAAGCGGCCCCGCTGCACCGG TGCCTCAGCCTCCTGTGCGGCCTCGCCGTCAACAGAGGCCACGGCGCACCGACACCTTGTTGCGGGTGTCTTCCCAGTGCGACCAGAGCCTCGAGCTGACTGAGAAGTTGCTTGAT GAGGTGCGGGGGATCAGAAGATCAGCCTTGCACTTAACTTCTCTGGCGCGGCGTATGGTAGCAGCACTGGAACGGGCGGCCGCAGCACAGGAGCGGGCCGTGGCTGAGGGCCCTCTGCGGGAAAGAGATACATAG